cacattattaaacatacttgagcatagcaatacagatcctttaagcatagcatgaatattttccaacaatagACATGCTTTTCTATACTTCCATTTCGATGTCACTGGTCCAATAAAGGTCCTCCAAAACTTCCAAAGCGACCATTTTCCTCTTCTGAGACATTATAAATGACAGATGTTCGAGAAAAAACGACCACCGGAATCTATCTGAGCAGGAAGGAAGATAGCCACCTGTGTTTACGCACCTTTTAGATCCTCCAATTCTCAAGCAAATTATGTCTCTGGAGAAAGTGCTACAAAGACCTGCGATATATTTGTATTCTGGAAAGGTGTTTCTCTAGTTTCTATTGATACCAGACCTGGCGGGTTACTTCAAAACGAAAGATGTTTTTGTTCGCAGAGTCAGCCATGTTCGTAGGACCTTTAAATGTCATCGATTGTGTTTAAATTGATGCAaaaccaaaattatttttgtaaaaaaaaggcGACTTGTTTTAGAAACATGAAAGCCTCCTCATTCGAGGGAATTAggaaaaaactaatttgaccaAGTTTGACCTATTTTAACAGACGCTGAAAAAATGGGCATGATATTGCTCATACGAGGACCAGTACTATCAGTCTTAACATGTTAAAACACATGTTGCATGGAGGAAGACTTACTTTTCTGTAGCAGACAACATCCTTAGTTCAGAAAATCTCAGATTATACACCTTACAATTAGTGATTTTAGtgggaaaaaacacattttagctTGAAAATGACAACATATGAGTCATACCCCACAATTGTTTATGTGCACAAATTTGAAACTtgtcaaactttaacaaaaaGCAGCAATATGAAGTGAAGCTTTATGCTCTATTCAGTCAGCTCTCACTGTAAATCTGAGCACAGTTAAAGCTGCATCTTTAGGCACAGAAACTCATGAAAGAGTATAAAAACCACGACTAATAACACAATCCTATAAGACCCTTTATTGTGTACAGAAAATCCACCCAACATGACTGTTGTCAGGATGTCCATTTGTTTTTTGCCatacagagagaaaacaaaaaattacagGATGGAGGCATTCCTAGAATGCAAATCTTGGCTCTTTAATATTTCACATTTCCTTTAAACATTTCAAGCCAAACAACAACCGAAACATTTTTTAGGCACCAATCACTCTTTTTCACACATCGAGCTTTGATCTGATGAGGTCGCATCAGATGACAGACTGCACCACCTGCGATAGTTTAAATGTTGCAGCTCCAACACATTTAGCAGCTGCTGTACCACAGATGATGAACCAAGCAGCACTTCCCTGAGCTTTCCCTGTTTACCACTATAAAAGACACAAAACTGACGCTTAAAGTGGCCATGAGGTCAAAACAAGTGGTTAAGAAATACTGTTTGTGCAGCTCCACAGGAATACAGATAGCTTTGCCAAATGGACAGTTAATCTgcataaaaactgtctttatcAGGAATGCGTGGCATTTAATCCTCACTTAATCTGTGAGGGTTGAAAGTCCTGGTCCTGCAGGAGTGGTTTGTTGTTCTGCACGGCAGCCATAGCCTGCAAGGATTCCCTCTGGATCTGCCGGGCTTTGTTGTATAAGAAGACTCCGATGAAGACCACAACAGTGCCAGTGGCGCCGAGGAGGGTGATATGGTTGCTGAACACGATGACGCTCAGCCAAACCGACAGGGCGTGTTTAACAGTACTGGCAACACTAAGGAAGAGGGAGAGTTGTCACTTCTGCATTTTAAATGTCAAGCACACCTACAGACACTACACAGAATAACAGCCCGTTCCCAGTTTTATGTTTACTTACGTTAATCCTGTCACAACCCAGTAAAACCATATCTACAATTCACTAAATTGCTCCAGTCTGCACAGGCCCAGAGTCATGGTTAGGCTGCCACCACAGTTTTAAACCACCTTGATGCATAGGCTTTGTGCATACTTAAAACACCCTCTCCCACATGTACTGTGGAGCCCACTTCAATCTTAATACTCTCCAGAGGACCTTGCCAAGACCCTACGAAGACTATCCAGGTTCTttctaatgttttcttttacattgtaGCACCATCTTAATCCTGTGTGATCGGGTCAAATTAGCTAGAAGAGCAAGCAGTTTAACAATTAAgttgaaaaactgaaaactgaaaaacagtaAATTGAGCAGTGagtcagcagccagaccatCAAGGTAATCGTATGTGTTGGATGTGACCATTGAGTTTCTCAGAATAacaatgtgtgttttttggtcTGTCCTCTGTTATTACAAAATGTCTGCTTAAGTCCAGAGCTagagatattaaataaataaccaCCATCTCCAAACATTCCTCCTGTATGTTTAACTATAATAATTGGCAGCAGCAAAGGCATTTTTCTCTTAGTGTCGAGTCAAATGAGTGACAGATTTTTTGCTTTAGATGGAAGTTAATTTACAGGGCCAAAAGCATCTTGTGAGAAAACTAACAGCAGACGGACTTAAAGAGTTTGAGTGGTGTGACAGATTCTTGCCTTCAAATAGCCTTTTCACATTGCTGTAGTTTCATTAAACCGTCACAAGTAATACATGGAATGATTAAGTGTAGAAAAGTGAGACTTTCAGCGGCTTCAGTTCACTGCCACTATGCTTTACGTAACTACTACACAGTTAACCAGTCTAAAGTATCCTGGTGACAGTTATCAGGACAAATGGGAATGATGGCCCCCAATGCAACAATGCTGGTTAGAACTGGATCACAAACTACATTGTATACATGAATGCagctttctcttttttgtcacaaaaaggTGTTCACCACTGTTGTAAATCACAGCCAGAATTGGTTTAACACTTGAATCCCTGGGTAGGGGGCTGGGCCGCAGGATCTCCAACCTACTTAACTCAGGCAACATTTCACCTGGCTCTCTTCAACTcgatgggagaaaaaaaataaaaaaatcacaatacaGATGTTTGCTTTATTAACTCACATTATATCAGATATAATAGTGAGcccaaatataattaaaaagagaaatggacaagtttttaaaaagttgaTATAGACCTTTTAAAGTACAATCTGAAAAAGCCTTATGAGCTGACGTGCAGACTGTAGATCAACGATAACACTAAAGGTGACGACAGTTACCGCAGATAAGGGAATGACAGCAATGAATCAGGAAattacagaaatgtattttctcCTTTATTTTCACTGCACGTTTCGTTCCTTAagttgttttttctcattacttTTAAAAGTAAAGGAAACAAATGTTTGACTTTTCGACAGCCTGaacagatggaggtttgttttccatcttaaaatTTTAACCAACTAGCAGAACCAGTCAccatattttttattctttcccTTCCTCTTTGTCATAATATGGCAGTTTGGGTTATTAAGATTATATTACAGTCTACATTAGGAGGGGGTTTAAGTGAGAATATACAACCTGATATCTCAGGATTATTCCTAGCACCTTAACAAACTGCACTTGGACTTTGCAGTGCTGGAGATAACAGCGAACAAGTTCAGTGTCTGCCAGGTTTATCAGATAAAGTTGTTTATAAAGTGGTTAAAATTAACTTaagttttagattaatttaACTTAAAGCTGCTACAACACTCGGTGGATCCAAATTAACACAGTTCTGAGTGAGACGTTGTGCATATGGGCTACCTGAAAGTGACGGGGGAAATCCGTCCCATCAGGGCGTAGGCTGTGATGCTCTGCAGGTGGAACAGGCCGCCATCGCAAAGCAGCAAAAGGATAATGTCCTGGCTGAACAAGAACTTCTGTCCACCCTTTCCAACTGCTGGGATGTCCTGGAGAAAGAGTGGCAACCATCAATATCCAAATGCAAAACCAATGACATTATATACCTTTCAGACATTACGGTCCTAGTTTTAGTTATTGTATTACAAAGTACAGTTGGTCTGTCTTATCTGCTTATCAGTCATCAGCGAAGCACTTTGACCATTACCAATGTGCACCGAGCTGCTAAGCAATCAGAGCTGGACTACACTGCTTTGCACTATGTATCAGACcccttttgtcacattacaaccacaagcttcaatgtatcttattgagattttatttgagTAATATTGTAGTAAAGGAAAAATATACaagattttaatttgattttacaaataaaaatcagaaaagtgtggcgAGCATTTCTATTCGCCCCCCTTTACTATGATAGCAGTAAATACAATCtagctgccttcagaagtcacataattacTAAACAGACTTTACctgtatttaatttattctcagtataaattctGCTGttcttgttagagaacattaataaacacacatcatgaagaccaaggaacagagcagacagatcagggagaaagttgtggaggagtttaaagcagggttgggttataaAGTAAAATCCTAAACTTTAAGTATTAAGTTCAGAATTTGGCAGGAATGTAAATCTAACAAGACAGATGTGGTAGAAAGTatccaatctgattgagcttgagctattctgcaaagaagaatgggcaaaaatgtcagtctctaaATGTATCGAATGTCTTTTTTTCAAGGGTAAAATGATCCACTGAAGTTATCTGGACCACAGATAAGGCTCAGCAGGTTTTGATGTGGGGGCGTGGTGGCAGGAGACACCGCTATCTGTTCTGGTGAAGCTCTCTGTAATTCATCACCACACTGAGCCACGACTAAACACGCCGTTTCATGGTTGTATTGTTTAGTATGTTTTCAGGGAAATGTATGTGCatcaacagctgattttatgtgctGATTTAAGATGTTATTATATAGCGCACCCTGCCTGCATGTAATACCAGCTTGGGAGAAGGTACTAAGAAAGCAGGCGGgttgagtggagtggagccggccCAAGTAGAGCCCGTGGTCAATGGCTCAAAAGACCTGCACCCGTAATTGCAGCATCAGACGTCTGTGGATGCTctgtgataaaatgtaaaagtttaagGGTCAAActacttttgtattgttttaattaGAACGATTGGCTTTAGCTTAAAAGGGACTGTTAAATATTTAACTAGCTAGAACAACAACTGAGATCAAAATTAATGAGGGACTGCATGTTTACTTACCAGGAGGAACACCCAGGCAGGGATCAGCATAATGACAGCTGCTCCACTGGTGTAAAACTGCAGTTCCGGGGGgctaaattaaaaacacttatttagTCTTTAAAACACACCAATGTTAAAAATTAGAAGATTTTTATTCTCCAACCTAAATCTGTATGTGTCTCCACTCAGCAGTTTCTTGGAGAAAACATTCTGCAGGCTGCCATCAAGAAATGTGCGGTTAGTAAAAGCCTTGACACTGTGGTGAAACGGGTGTGTGGAACGAGCGCTGAGGTACAGACCAGTCCATGATGTTGGTGGAGAGCGCGGCGCAGAACCCGAGCATGTTGAAGCTGATCTCTGAAGCTGTGCAGAGGGCCAGGCCGGCCATGACAGGAAACAGGGACAGGTTTACCCAGAGGCCTGCAAGTTGgagaacaaacagaaacaatgatGAGTCATTGCTGCTGTCAAGATGAAACCTGATTTTTTTCCTGGCTGCTCTGCTGGTGTCACCAGGCCTTAATGTTAAATGACGATTTCTGGCCAAGAGAACTGTATCATGGGATAATGTGGCATAGAGAAGCAGGCCTACTTTAGTTTGCATCTTTAAATTAATGGACGTCCCTGTCACCTACTCTCTGATCAAAGTTGTAGAGTTTGCACTTTTTACAATTTGGTCAACTGTCCACCAAAAGTTTCCTCTGCAGCTCTTGCACTGTGCCACTTTGCAGCCCAATGTCTTATACCAACATGCAAAACCAGGCATGGTTTTACACCAAATCTCTGGGGATCATAGGTTAGTAATACAGGGTCTAACAAATTAAATCTGATCATGTTCTGAAGTAAAAATGAGTGACACATCAgccaaaactaaaactaaaaatgcaTATTTCCTCACCTGTGTATTCTCCAAGGATCAACCTGGACATGATCACAGTAAAAATGGGTGCCGAGCTCTTCACCGTCTCAGCGAACGACACCGCCACATTCTTAAGACTCACTAATCCCAGAACCACAGTGGTAAACCTAACCAGAGCAGAGACAGTGAAGTTGCGTAACGTCTGATCTGCATTTCTAACAGTTGTAACAACACCTTAATGATGCACTCAACTGGTTTTGCAATTCAAAAGCAGTTAGTGGTTATCTGAATATGCACACTTTTACATGTCTTCAGTATTTCAGAGTATTCATGCGGTTCAAAAGACAAAGGTGTGCACCTCATTAGTCCAACAAACAGCATGATCATAATGAAGTTGGGTGGATATTCAGATCTCGACTTGTGCTGGTAGAGGCAGCAGGGAATGAACATCTTCAGGCAGCCTATGAGAGTGGTGGACAGCATCTGAACAGCACCTACAGGAGCATgaagaataaatgtaaaaaaataagctATAGACGTTAATGGAGCTATTACTTACAACAaactttgttagagaacaactTTCACTGATTCAAAAACACTTCGAAAGTTTAGGAGTTCTTTTGTATATTACAACTGACAcgttacagtaccttgcaagaGGTCTTCATAAACCTcaaatgttttcacagtaacaaccttcagtgtatttagtgttttttaaggttttgtgATAGACTGACATAGCACATCATTGTGATGTTGTATACatctccctttactctgatatacCTAAATGAAACCCAGTGCAAtcatttgccttcagaagtcacctagtaagaagaaagtgattttttttaaagaaagccgCAGCTCGCGCAAGCCGTGTAAACAATGagaatgtggaagaaggtgttctggtcagatgagaacaaaactgaactttctggcctacatgtaaaacaCACCATGCCAAATCGCGGTGGTGGCCGCATTATGCTTCGGGGATGCTTTAATAGAATAAGaagcttccagcaggacaacaccaCCAAACAcgcagccagaactacaatgtaACAGTTTAGtctaaagcatattcatgtgctagaatggcccagtcaaagtcaaactGAGGAGGCTGTGAGGCTTGACAATTGATGATCACATTTGCTCTCCATCAATCTCCATCTGACGGAGAAAGAAGGTAATTCATAAGAAATCCAGCAGCTCGTTGAAAAGTTtgataaaaacatgaatgaaaaCTGTTAACTTTTAAACTGTCAAAGCTCGTAACTGCAGTAGGATTCAAGTTCACCTCTGTCTTGGGTCAGAAAGGACAAATGTGCACTGAATTTgtcaacataaaacacaaaactgaaggGAAAAATTTAGGCAATGTTGAAACCATTGATAAAAAAGCAGCATTCCTACCCAGCATGCTGGGCTCCCCCTCCAGTAGCGACAGGATATACTTGTTGAGAAACAGAgtgcagaagctgaagaagtacCAGAGACCCAGGTAGGACATGGAGCGCCAGTTCCACACGCCGGACTCTGCCTCAATCACCGTGGTTTCTGTGACCGTTATCTTCAGCACCTGCTCCCCTGGCTGGCTCTCGCTCCGGGCCAGAACCACCCGCTCCTGCCGGGTGCGGAACGGCGACAGGAGGTGCAAGAATGTCTGCTTGGTTGGCTGTCTGTAGCCCTGCATTTCACCTTCTGACTTGGGGGAGCCCTCAAGGGCTAAAGAGTCAGGGAATGAGGGAGAACAGGAGCAGCTGATAAGTGGATTAGAGGGTCAGTCCATCTTCTGATGTGCCCAGGAAATGAGTCTCTCAAATCTGCCTGTAACACAATTAAAATCAGGAAAAATTCTTTGTAAACTGGAGTATTTTCTTGCGTAATCGGGTTTACCTGCTGGCCCTACATGTATCTGTTAGAGCAGCTCCACCCCCACTGCTGCAGCCAGAACATTACCATTAATCATAGGTACAGCAGCACAGCTTGTACTGTAACATCCAAATATTCCAATGCACCAAAACAATGCTTGCTGCtaattacagtgccttacaacATTATTCATATACCCTTAAGCTTCAAAGCTTAAGGGTATATGAAtaatgttgcaaccacaaacttatacacacgttgcaaccacaaactttatattctattggggttttatgtaatggaccaacacaaagcagtgcatatcTGCAATGCTGCaggaaaaacatgaatgtttttatacatattttacaaaacaaatctggaaagtgtggcatgcCCTGAACACTTTGTTCTAACAGTGAAAAAAGGTAGTCACTGCATAAAGCTCCAgggatgcttttttattttaaacatgacaTAGAAGATGGTCAGACTTCATGGGAAAATCGATGGAACTAGATAAGAAGCAATCCTTGATGAGCcctggggcggaggttcactgGACAACGACCCTTAACccatagccagagctacaatggaatgatttagatgaaagcatattcatgtgctagaatggcccagtcaaagttcagtcGTAAatttaattgagaatctgtggcaaaacttgaaaattgaaTCCATTCAATCTAAGTGTGCGCtattttctgaaacatttagcatttctagatgtgcaaggcAGGCAGAAACATAACTCAAACGACTTGCAGCTGCAAGGTGGGTTTACAAAGTATGTAtttaagggggctgaataaaaatacgCACTGCATTGTCAGATTTGTATCtgtgaaaaatgtgtaaaacgtgtgatttgtttttcctttatagACTACTTTCTATTgttctgtcacattaaaacctgaataaaaacagattttgggTTGTGACAAGAACCCGTTCgagagtatgaataattttgcaaaataaaagtcCGAAACATTTTTGTGTCGTTAACTCTACTAAAGTAGCTACAGGATATGAGTACTTTGCCATATTACTTTCTGTTTGTATTTACTAACCTTATCATACATATAAATCAGAATGCGATCAAGCTATTCAATATTGACTGACATCTGAGACACTAAATCAGGGCTCTGTGTGTGCTCTGTCAAAACAACAATGaagtgagtgggcagcaaagcctcggtgacccgtcccccccttgtcttgtgtcatgatgtatgtttggatgggttgtattGGAATTCtgatttcccctcggggatcaataaagtatctttgaattgaattgaattgatattCCTATTACTAAATGAGAAATGTGCGCAGCTAGTCTCTTCTGGGTTTCAAAGCtttaacaacagaaaacaaagtcTTACCTCTGGGTAAATCTGGACGCTCCAGCTTTAACTGAAAGTCACTGCAGGTCCAGCTGCTACTGTGGAGGTTTTCTAGATGAGGAAGCTGCACATCAACGTTAGCTTAGCTGGTGGTTGTTTTCTGTAACAAAGACAAGAGCCCGCTGAACAACAACCACTCGCCATGGTTGCATGTTACGCTACATTGGCCGAGGATTAACCAATCCAACCCAGGTCCCATGAGAAAACCTGACGCTCTCTGCAGTTAACAGGTAGTTTGACACCTTGAGACGTGGCTGCTAGCGTAAAGCACGCTGCGTAAAGCTAGCATTAAACAGCCACGAGACAGGAAGTGGTAGCATTTGAATTTACCTTTAAATTAGAATATCTACTCACAAATAGAAAGCTAACGAATTGAATACATACAATTTAATGTGCCACCTGAACATATTTTGCTCATAGTGAAAATTTGTAAACGACACTAATCGAGGCGcttttaattttctaattaGACCAACCCGCTTCCGGTATAGTTTAGACTAACTTGACTCAGCAGAAATGAGAAATATGGGTGAAATGACatgccaaaaatcaagagcacacATTTTCACTTAAAGAGCAGGATTTctgcttgcactcaaaactaATGCTTGCGTTCAGAACATCTACTTTCTTTCACATATACTCTGTTCTCCCTCGAATCTTTGTTTCCACGCTCAGATTTAATGTTTATTGCACAGAtattttctcctgctttcctcCATCTCCCTTGTGCAAACTTGCTATAAAAACTGCAATTACAGGTCGGTCAGGATTATATTGGCTCCGTCTTAGATTGAAGTACTATCATCACCTAGCAACCGTTCCAGCCAATAGAATGACAACTGTCACTGCACGTAGGCAAACAAATTCCATTTTCTGCTGTGTGTGAGGAAAATACTTTTGAGTATAAAAGCAAGAAAGGTGTGACAAAGAAAGTTTGCTAAGTTTTAGCCCGGCACCATATGTTGATGACGtttcttattaaaatagatctagtttatttttactggatTTATGTATGTTCCTAACACCTAGGGGGCAACATATTAACTCCATACATGTACTGAGTAAGCTAGGATTGTCAGAATGTACAGAATTTGTTCATCTGGGCTCTTCATGAAACTTtgaaaaaatctttaaagaCTGGAACTTTCTTACCAGGGTCCAGCTGTGCTGTTCAGGGAAAGTGTGACTGGTTCAGAAGCTACAAAAACCCCTTACCCCTTCGATTATATGAAATGCACAGGTCCTTCCTACTCTCATGTTCTTGGTAACAAAGCTGCAGCCCTGCATGTGAGCATCTGGAGGACTTCAGGAAGgaagcagaaaacaaaatacgAAAGCTCTCTTTGGGTTTGTCTGGGAC
This DNA window, taken from Girardinichthys multiradiatus isolate DD_20200921_A chromosome 1, DD_fGirMul_XY1, whole genome shotgun sequence, encodes the following:
- the LOC124858247 gene encoding solute carrier family 35 member E2A-like yields the protein MQGYRQPTKQTFLHLLSPFRTRQERVVLARSESQPGEQVLKITVTETTVIEAESGVWNWRSMSYLGLWYFFSFCTLFLNKYILSLLEGEPSMLGAVQMLSTTLIGCLKMFIPCCLYQHKSRSEYPPNFIMIMLFVGLMRFTTVVLGLVSLKNVAVSFAETVKSSAPIFTVIMSRLILGEYTGLWVNLSLFPVMAGLALCTASEISFNMLGFCAALSTNIMDCLQNVFSKKLLSGDTYRFSPPELQFYTSGAAVIMLIPAWVFLLDIPAVGKGGQKFLFSQDIILLLLCDGGLFHLQSITAYALMGRISPVTFSVASTVKHALSVWLSVIVFSNHITLLGATGTVVVFIGVFLYNKARQIQRESLQAMAAVQNNKPLLQDQDFQPSQIK